One stretch of Enterobacter sp. RHBSTW-00994 DNA includes these proteins:
- the lexA gene encoding transcriptional repressor LexA produces MKALTTRQQEVFDLIRDHIGQTGMPPTRAEIAQRLGFRSPNAAEEHLKALARKGVLEIVSGASRGIRLLVEEETGIPLVGRVAAGEPLLAQQHIEGHYQVDPGMFKPSADFLLRVSGMSMKDIGILDGDLLAVHKTQDVRNGQVVVARIDDEVTVKRLKKQGNTVQLLPENSEFSPIEVDLREQSFSIEGLAVGVIRNGEWL; encoded by the coding sequence ATGAAAGCGTTAACGACCAGGCAGCAAGAGGTGTTTGATCTCATCCGGGATCATATCGGCCAGACGGGTATGCCACCCACGCGTGCGGAGATCGCTCAGCGTCTGGGTTTCCGTTCTCCAAATGCTGCCGAAGAGCACCTCAAAGCGCTGGCACGTAAGGGCGTCCTGGAGATTGTTTCCGGTGCTTCACGTGGTATTCGCCTTTTGGTGGAAGAAGAAACCGGTATTCCGCTTGTAGGCCGAGTGGCTGCGGGCGAGCCTCTGTTGGCACAGCAGCATATCGAAGGCCATTACCAGGTTGATCCAGGCATGTTTAAACCAAGCGCTGATTTCCTGCTTCGCGTAAGTGGCATGTCAATGAAAGATATCGGTATTCTTGATGGTGACTTGCTGGCGGTACATAAAACGCAGGATGTGCGTAACGGGCAAGTTGTTGTCGCGCGTATCGATGATGAAGTGACCGTTAAGCGACTGAAAAAACAGGGTAATACCGTTCAGCTTCTGCCAGAAAATAGCGAGTTTTCTCCTATCGAAGTTGACCTTCGCGAGCAAAGTTTCTCTATTGAAGGCCTTGCCGTTGGCGTTATCCGTAACGGTGAATGGCTGTAA
- the dinF gene encoding MATE family efflux transporter DinF, whose protein sequence is MSLLTASDKALWRLALPMIFSNITVPLLGLVDTAVIGHLDSPVYLGGVAIGATATSFLFMLLLFLRMSTTGLTAQAFGAKDPLRLARALVQPLILALGAGAVIVLLRAPLIDLALHIVGGSEAVLEQARRFLEIRWLSAPASLANLVLLGWLLGVQYARAPVILLVVGNILNIVLDLWLVMGLHMNVQGAALATAIAEYGTFIIGLWMVWRVLKMRGISLAMLKAAWRGNIRKLLALNRDIMLRSFLLQLCFGALTVFGARLGPEIVAVNAVLMTLLTFTAYALDGFAYAVEAHSGHAYGAGESGQLQDVWRAACRQAGLVALIFALIYAFLGEHIVGLLTSLPALRELAGHYIIWQVVLPIVGVWCYLLDGMFIGATRGAEMRNSMAVAAAGFALTLLTLPYLGNHGLWLALAVFLSLRGLSLAVIWHRHWRNNTWFS, encoded by the coding sequence ATGTCACTGCTGACTGCTTCAGATAAGGCGCTGTGGCGTCTTGCGTTGCCAATGATCTTTTCGAATATCACCGTTCCGTTATTGGGACTGGTGGACACGGCAGTAATTGGCCATCTGGATTCGCCGGTCTATCTGGGCGGTGTGGCGATTGGCGCGACAGCGACCAGCTTCCTCTTCATGCTGTTGCTTTTTTTGCGGATGAGTACCACGGGTCTTACCGCTCAGGCGTTTGGTGCGAAAGATCCGCTTCGTCTGGCGCGTGCTCTGGTTCAGCCATTGATTCTGGCGCTGGGAGCGGGTGCTGTGATCGTCCTGTTACGTGCTCCGCTAATCGATCTCGCATTGCATATTGTAGGAGGTAGCGAGGCCGTTCTCGAACAGGCTCGTCGCTTTCTTGAGATCCGCTGGCTCAGTGCTCCGGCCTCGCTGGCAAACCTGGTGTTGCTTGGCTGGCTGCTGGGCGTTCAGTACGCGCGTGCCCCCGTGATCCTGCTGGTGGTGGGAAATATCCTCAACATTGTGCTCGACCTGTGGCTGGTGATGGGGCTGCACATGAACGTGCAGGGGGCGGCACTGGCGACTGCCATTGCGGAGTACGGGACGTTCATCATTGGGTTATGGATGGTGTGGCGGGTGCTGAAAATGCGCGGTATCTCTCTGGCGATGCTGAAAGCAGCCTGGCGCGGCAATATCCGTAAACTCCTGGCGCTGAATCGCGACATTATGCTCCGCTCGTTCCTCCTGCAACTCTGTTTTGGTGCGCTCACGGTTTTCGGCGCGCGCCTTGGGCCAGAGATTGTGGCGGTTAATGCAGTACTGATGACGCTGCTGACCTTTACCGCCTATGCACTGGACGGCTTTGCCTATGCCGTTGAAGCCCACTCCGGGCACGCGTACGGTGCGGGGGAAAGCGGTCAGTTGCAGGATGTCTGGCGCGCGGCCTGCCGTCAGGCGGGGCTGGTGGCGCTGATCTTTGCGTTGATCTACGCCTTCCTGGGCGAACATATTGTGGGGCTATTAACGTCATTACCGGCACTGCGCGAACTGGCAGGCCACTACATCATCTGGCAGGTGGTACTACCGATAGTGGGGGTCTGGTGTTATCTGCTGGATGGCATGTTCATCGGTGCGACGCGTGGAGCGGAAATGCGCAACAGTATGGCCGTTGCCGCTGCTGGATTTGCACTGACGTTGCTCACGTTACCGTATCTGGGTAACCACGGGCTATGGCTGGCACTGGCGGTCTTTCTTTCCCTGCGAGGGTTATCACTGGCGGTTATCTGGCATCGCCACTGGCGGAATAACACCTGGTTTTCATAA
- a CDS encoding CsbD family protein: MNKDEIGGNWKQLKGKAKEQWGKLTDDDMTVIEGKRDQLVGKIQERYGYAKEQAEKEVGDWEKRNDYRW, encoded by the coding sequence ATGAATAAAGACGAAATCGGCGGCAACTGGAAACAGCTCAAAGGTAAAGCGAAAGAGCAGTGGGGTAAGCTGACTGATGATGATATGACCGTCATCGAAGGTAAACGCGATCAGCTTGTCGGTAAAATTCAGGAGCGTTACGGCTACGCTAAAGAACAGGCAGAGAAAGAAGTGGGTGACTGGGAAAAACGTAACGATTACCGCTGGTAA
- the zur gene encoding zinc uptake transcriptional repressor Zur, with amino-acid sequence MDKTTTQELLAQAEKLCAQRNVRLTPQRLEVLRLMSLQQGAISAYDLLDLLRETEPQAKPPTVYRALDFLLEQGFVHKVESTNSYVLCYLFDQPTHTSAMFICDRCGVVKEECAEGVEDIMHTLAAKMGFALRHNVIEAHGLCSNCVEVESCRHQGECHHDHSILVKKKPR; translated from the coding sequence ATGGATAAGACCACAACGCAAGAGCTGTTAGCGCAAGCTGAAAAGCTGTGTGCCCAACGCAATGTGCGCCTGACTCCACAGCGCCTTGAAGTCTTAAGGCTGATGAGCCTCCAGCAAGGTGCGATCAGTGCATACGATTTGCTCGACCTGCTTCGGGAAACAGAACCACAGGCGAAGCCTCCAACGGTGTATCGCGCGCTGGATTTCCTGCTGGAACAAGGCTTTGTGCATAAGGTTGAATCAACAAACAGTTATGTTCTGTGCTACTTGTTTGATCAGCCCACCCATACCTCTGCGATGTTTATCTGCGACCGCTGTGGCGTGGTGAAGGAAGAGTGTGCGGAAGGTGTTGAAGACATCATGCATACGCTGGCAGCGAAAATGGGCTTTGCACTGCGTCACAATGTTATTGAAGCACACGGGTTGTGCTCAAACTGCGTAGAAGTGGAGTCCTGCCGGCATCAGGGTGAATGTCACCACGACCACTCGATTCTGGTAAAGAAAAAACCCCGCTGA
- a CDS encoding cupin domain-containing protein, whose amino-acid sequence MKRPDCIRHWRDIEGADDATYPDSDERFSIGAPLARKLGLGRIGIHHERLPPGRRTSYPHAESDEEEFIYVLEGYPEAWINGYLWKLEPGDSVGFPAGTGVCHTFINNTDEEVRLLVVGEANKKHNRIYYPLNPVYAATREDRWVDHPPQFFGPHDGKAGRK is encoded by the coding sequence ATGAAAAGACCTGACTGTATCCGGCACTGGCGAGACATCGAAGGTGCGGACGATGCAACGTATCCCGACAGTGACGAACGTTTCTCCATTGGCGCGCCCTTGGCCAGAAAACTCGGTCTTGGCCGTATTGGTATTCACCATGAGCGATTACCCCCAGGGCGTCGCACCTCGTATCCACATGCAGAAAGTGATGAAGAGGAGTTTATCTACGTGCTGGAAGGATATCCCGAAGCCTGGATTAACGGCTACCTGTGGAAGCTGGAGCCAGGTGATAGCGTCGGGTTTCCTGCCGGAACCGGCGTATGCCATACCTTTATCAATAACACTGATGAAGAGGTGCGGCTGCTGGTTGTTGGCGAGGCAAATAAAAAGCATAACCGCATCTATTACCCGCTGAATCCGGTCTATGCCGCGACGCGTGAGGATCGCTGGGTTGACCATCCACCGCAGTTTTTTGGCCCGCATGACGGAAAAGCTGGGCGAAAATAA
- a CDS encoding conjugal transfer protein TraF, with the protein MKKVFKFSVVSIAVSFFAAHQASAANTWTEARSDAMGGTGVAAGSYGSGVLINPALLAKAKPDDGITVILPSIGAQISDKDNLRDKIDDVSDDINRYRSSLDDINLFDLFNPTSSGYKQVSSAAGDLASQLESLKGKTASGKAGGGIAVSIPNDTLSVAFVAKANARARVSSYIDQGDIDMLRAVEKTPATILGVDPDNLKSKGFGRAAIVSDYGVALARQFDISGVPVSVGITPKLQKTWLYNYTVSIYNFNSDDINSSRYRNDDTGFNVDAGLAADFGENWTVGLTGQNLFSRDIDTKEVDGVRDTYQISPVVTAGVAWHTSLVTLTADGDLTETKGFKSEENSQYVGVGAEVTPLSWLAVRAGYRADVKNNDSNVFTAGVGFAPFNTVHVDLMGLYGEDETWGAGAQLSVAF; encoded by the coding sequence GTGAAAAAAGTATTTAAATTTTCGGTGGTTAGCATTGCTGTCTCTTTTTTTGCGGCGCATCAGGCATCTGCCGCCAATACCTGGACAGAAGCGCGTAGTGACGCAATGGGGGGCACAGGTGTTGCCGCAGGCAGCTACGGAAGCGGGGTGTTAATCAACCCTGCTTTGCTGGCTAAAGCAAAGCCTGACGATGGCATTACCGTTATTTTGCCGTCTATTGGCGCGCAAATTTCCGACAAAGACAACCTGCGGGATAAAATTGATGACGTCAGCGACGATATCAATCGCTACCGCAGCTCCCTGGATGACATTAACCTTTTCGATCTCTTCAACCCCACCAGCTCCGGCTACAAGCAGGTCTCTTCTGCGGCAGGCGATCTGGCCAGCCAGTTGGAATCTCTGAAAGGAAAAACCGCCAGCGGGAAAGCGGGGGGTGGCATTGCTGTCAGTATTCCGAATGACACGTTATCCGTCGCGTTTGTGGCAAAAGCGAATGCGCGTGCGCGCGTCAGTTCTTATATCGATCAGGGTGATATCGATATGCTGCGCGCGGTTGAAAAAACACCGGCAACAATCCTGGGCGTTGATCCGGATAATCTGAAATCTAAAGGCTTTGGTCGGGCGGCGATTGTTTCTGATTATGGCGTTGCACTGGCGCGACAGTTTGATATCAGTGGCGTACCGGTTTCGGTCGGGATCACTCCGAAGTTGCAGAAAACCTGGCTCTATAATTACACCGTGTCGATTTACAATTTTAACAGCGACGATATTAACAGCAGCCGCTATCGTAATGATGACACAGGATTTAACGTCGATGCTGGCCTTGCCGCCGATTTTGGCGAGAACTGGACGGTCGGTCTGACCGGGCAAAACCTCTTCTCCCGCGATATCGACACCAAAGAGGTGGATGGTGTACGCGATACCTACCAAATCAGCCCTGTCGTGACAGCTGGTGTGGCTTGGCATACCAGCCTGGTGACGCTGACTGCCGATGGTGATCTGACCGAAACCAAAGGTTTTAAAAGTGAAGAGAATTCCCAGTACGTTGGCGTGGGCGCGGAAGTGACCCCGTTAAGCTGGCTGGCCGTTCGTGCCGGTTATCGTGCTGATGTGAAGAATAACGACAGCAATGTCTTTACCGCAGGTGTCGGGTTTGCACCGTTTAACACGGTACATGTTGACCTGATGGGGCTCTATGGTGAGGACGAAACCTGGGGTGCAGGTGCACAGTTGAGCGTGGCGTTCTAA
- the dusA gene encoding tRNA dihydrouridine(20/20a) synthase DusA — MSSESQPVFPAHRFSIAPMLDWTDRHCRYFLRQLSRHTLLYTEMVTTGAIIHGKGDYLAYSEEEHPVALQLGGSDPAALAQCAKLAEERGYDEINLNVGCPSDRVQNGMFGACLMGNAQLVADCVKAMRDVVSIPVTVKTRIGIDDQDSYEFLCDFMTTVAGKGECEMFIIHARKAWLSGLSPKENREIPPLDYPRVYQLKRDFPHLTMSINGGIKSLEEAKTHLQHMDGVMVGREAYQNPGILATVDREIFGVEGADTYPVAVVRAMYPYIERELSNGTYLGHITRHMLGLFQGIPGARQWRRYLSENAHKAGADINVLEHALRLVADKR, encoded by the coding sequence ATGTCGTCAGAATCACAGCCTGTTTTCCCTGCACACCGTTTCTCCATCGCACCTATGCTCGACTGGACGGACAGACACTGCCGCTATTTCTTGCGTCAGCTCTCTCGCCATACGCTGCTGTACACCGAAATGGTGACAACAGGTGCGATTATTCACGGCAAGGGAGACTATCTGGCATACAGCGAGGAAGAACATCCGGTTGCGTTGCAGTTGGGCGGAAGCGATCCGGCCGCGCTTGCCCAGTGTGCGAAGCTGGCGGAAGAGCGCGGGTACGATGAGATCAACCTGAATGTCGGTTGCCCTTCCGATCGTGTACAAAACGGCATGTTTGGCGCATGTCTGATGGGCAATGCTCAACTGGTTGCCGATTGCGTGAAGGCCATGCGCGATGTGGTGTCGATTCCGGTCACCGTAAAAACCCGTATTGGGATCGATGATCAGGACAGCTACGAATTTCTCTGCGATTTCATGACGACGGTTGCCGGTAAAGGTGAGTGCGAGATGTTCATCATCCATGCACGAAAAGCCTGGCTTTCAGGCCTGAGCCCGAAAGAGAACCGCGAAATCCCGCCACTGGATTATCCGCGTGTCTATCAACTTAAGCGCGATTTCCCGCATCTGACGATGTCGATTAACGGTGGCATTAAATCGTTGGAGGAGGCCAAAACGCATCTTCAGCATATGGATGGGGTGATGGTGGGACGCGAGGCGTACCAAAATCCAGGTATTCTGGCGACGGTTGATCGTGAAATTTTTGGTGTCGAAGGTGCGGATACCTATCCGGTTGCTGTGGTGCGGGCGATGTACCCGTACATTGAGCGTGAGTTGAGTAATGGAACCTATCTTGGCCATATCACGCGTCACATGCTCGGCTTGTTCCAGGGGATTCCTGGTGCGCGTCAGTGGCGTCGCTACCTGAGTGAAAATGCACATAAAGCGGGTGCAGACATTAACGTGCTGGAGCACGCGCTGCGTCTGGTGGCAGATAAGCGATAA
- the pspG gene encoding envelope stress response protein PspG has translation MLELLFIVGFFVMLLVTGVSLLGILAAIVVATAVMFIGGLFALMIKLLPWLLLAVVVVWVIRAIKTPKVSQYQRNNRFRY, from the coding sequence ATGCTGGAACTTCTTTTTATCGTTGGATTTTTTGTCATGTTGCTGGTGACCGGTGTTTCACTGCTTGGCATTCTGGCGGCAATTGTTGTTGCGACTGCCGTGATGTTTATTGGTGGCTTGTTTGCGCTGATGATTAAGCTGCTGCCATGGCTGCTTCTGGCCGTTGTTGTGGTGTGGGTGATTCGGGCGATTAAAACACCAAAAGTTTCGCAGTATCAGCGCAATAACCGCTTTCGTTACTAA
- a CDS encoding quinone oxidoreductase, translated as MATRIEFHKHGGPEVLNAVEFTPATPGENEIQVENKAIGINYIDTYIRGGLYPPPSLPSGLGTEAAGVVIKVGSGVRHIKEGDRVVYAQSSLGAYSSVHNVPADKAAILPNAISFEQAAASFLKGLTVYYLLRKTYEIKPDEPFLFHAAAGGVGLIACQWAKALGAKLIGTVGNAQKAQRALQAGAWQVINYREESIVERVKEITGGKKLRVVYDSVGKDTWEASLDCLQRRGLMVSFGNASGAVTGVNLGILNQKGSLYVTRPSLQGYISTREELEEASNELFSLIASGVIKVDVADAQKYALSDARRAHEVLESRVTQGSSLLIP; from the coding sequence ATGGCAACGCGTATTGAATTTCACAAGCATGGCGGCCCTGAAGTACTCAATGCGGTGGAGTTTACCCCCGCAACACCTGGCGAAAATGAAATCCAGGTTGAAAACAAGGCTATCGGCATTAATTACATTGATACCTACATTCGCGGCGGCCTGTACCCGCCTCCGTCGCTGCCCAGCGGACTGGGAACCGAAGCCGCTGGTGTGGTGATTAAGGTGGGCAGTGGTGTCAGGCATATTAAAGAAGGCGATCGTGTCGTGTATGCGCAATCATCGCTGGGTGCTTACAGCTCTGTGCATAACGTTCCGGCAGATAAAGCCGCTATTTTACCGAACGCCATCTCCTTCGAGCAGGCAGCCGCTTCGTTTCTGAAGGGGCTGACGGTTTATTATCTGCTGCGCAAAACCTATGAAATCAAACCTGACGAGCCGTTCCTGTTTCATGCGGCCGCAGGCGGCGTGGGATTGATCGCCTGTCAGTGGGCGAAAGCGCTGGGTGCAAAGCTGATTGGTACAGTGGGGAATGCACAAAAAGCACAACGCGCCCTGCAAGCAGGCGCATGGCAGGTGATTAACTATCGCGAGGAGAGCATTGTCGAGCGCGTGAAAGAGATCACTGGCGGCAAGAAATTACGCGTGGTGTATGACTCCGTTGGTAAAGATACCTGGGAAGCATCGCTGGACTGCCTGCAACGTCGGGGCCTGATGGTGAGTTTTGGTAACGCATCGGGCGCCGTAACCGGCGTGAACCTGGGCATTCTAAACCAGAAAGGGTCTCTGTATGTGACTCGCCCTTCACTGCAAGGCTATATCAGCACACGTGAAGAGCTGGAGGAGGCCAGCAACGAGCTGTTCTCGCTGATCGCCAGCGGTGTGATTAAAGTGGATGTGGCAGATGCGCAGAAATACGCTCTCAGCGATGCGCGGCGTGCGCATGAAGTGCTGGAGAGTCGGGTAACACAGGGGTCAAGTCTGTTAATTCCCTGA
- the dnaB gene encoding replicative DNA helicase, which translates to MAGNKPFNKQTEPRERDIQVAGLKVPPHSIEAEQSVLGGLMLDNERWDDVAERVVSDDFYTRPHRHIFTEMARLQESGSPIDLITLAESLERQGQLDSVGGFAYLAELSKNTPSAANISAYADIVRERAVVREMIAVANEIAEAGFDPQGRTSEDLLDLAESRVFKIAESRANKDEGPRNIAEVLDSTVARIEQLFQQPHDGVTGVNTGYDDLNKKTAGLQPSDLIIVAARPSMGKTTFAMNLVENAAMLQDKPVLIFSLEMPSDQIMMRSLASLSRVDQTRIRTGQLDDEDWARISGTMGILLEKRNIYIDDSSGLTPTEVRSRARRIAREHGGIGLIMIDYLQLMRVPSLSDNRTLEIAEISRSLKALAKELQVPVVALSQLNRSLEQRADKRPVNSDLRESGSIEQDADLIMFIYRDEVYHENSDLKGIAEIIIGKQRNGPIGTVRLTFNGQWSRFDNYAGPQYDDE; encoded by the coding sequence ATGGCAGGAAACAAACCCTTCAACAAACAGACTGAACCCCGTGAACGCGATATTCAGGTTGCCGGGTTAAAAGTCCCGCCACACTCGATTGAAGCGGAACAGTCGGTGTTGGGCGGTTTAATGCTGGACAACGAACGCTGGGACGATGTTGCCGAACGCGTCGTGTCCGACGACTTCTATACCCGTCCTCACCGCCATATCTTTACCGAAATGGCACGACTGCAAGAGTCGGGCAGCCCGATTGACCTGATCACGCTCGCGGAGTCGCTGGAGCGTCAGGGGCAACTGGACAGCGTCGGTGGGTTTGCCTACCTGGCTGAATTGTCTAAAAACACGCCAAGTGCGGCGAACATTAGCGCTTATGCTGACATTGTTCGTGAACGTGCTGTTGTCCGTGAAATGATCGCCGTCGCGAATGAAATCGCTGAAGCGGGCTTTGATCCACAGGGGCGTACCAGCGAAGATCTGCTCGATCTTGCCGAATCTCGTGTCTTTAAAATCGCCGAAAGCCGCGCCAATAAAGATGAAGGCCCAAGAAACATTGCCGAAGTGCTTGATTCGACTGTCGCACGCATTGAGCAGTTGTTCCAGCAGCCACATGATGGGGTCACGGGCGTCAACACGGGCTATGACGATCTCAATAAGAAAACCGCGGGCCTACAGCCGTCGGATTTGATTATTGTCGCGGCGCGTCCTTCGATGGGTAAAACGACATTTGCTATGAACCTCGTCGAAAATGCGGCGATGTTGCAGGATAAACCAGTTCTTATCTTCAGCCTTGAGATGCCATCGGATCAGATTATGATGCGTTCTCTGGCCTCGCTGTCGCGCGTTGATCAGACCCGAATTCGTACTGGCCAGCTCGACGATGAGGACTGGGCGCGTATCTCCGGCACGATGGGGATTCTGCTGGAAAAGCGCAATATCTATATTGATGACTCCTCTGGCCTGACGCCGACGGAAGTCCGCTCCCGCGCACGTCGTATCGCCCGCGAACATGGCGGTATCGGCCTCATCATGATCGACTACCTGCAACTGATGCGTGTGCCATCGCTGTCGGATAACCGTACGCTGGAAATCGCAGAGATCTCCCGTTCACTCAAGGCATTAGCCAAAGAGTTGCAGGTTCCTGTTGTTGCCTTGTCACAGTTGAACCGCTCCCTGGAACAACGTGCGGATAAACGCCCGGTAAACTCCGACCTGCGTGAATCGGGCTCCATCGAGCAGGATGCCGACTTAATCATGTTTATCTATCGTGATGAGGTTTATCACGAGAACAGCGACCTGAAAGGGATCGCCGAAATCATTATTGGTAAGCAGCGTAACGGCCCTATCGGTACGGTACGTCTGACCTTTAACGGACAATGGTCGCGTTTCGATAATTACGCTGGCCCTCAGTATGATGACGAATAA
- the alr gene encoding alanine racemase produces MQAATVVINRRALRHNLQRLRELAPASKLVAVVKANAYGHGLLETARTLPDADAFGVARLEEALRLRAGGITQPVLLLEGFFEAADLPTIADQHLHTAVHNEEQLSALETAELSEPVTVWMKLDTGMHRLGVRPENAEAFYQRLCQCKNVRQPVNIVSHFARADEPECGATEQQLDIFNTFCEGKPGMRSIAASGGILLWPQSHFDWARPGIILYGVSPLENKPWGPDFGFQPVMSLVSNLIAVRDHMAGEPVGYGGTWVSERNTRLGVVAMGYGDGYPRAAPSGTPVLVNGREVTIVGRVAMDMICVDLGPDAQDKAGDAVVMWGEGLPVERIAEMTKVSAYELITRLTSRVAMKYVD; encoded by the coding sequence ATGCAAGCGGCAACAGTAGTCATTAACCGCCGCGCTCTGCGACACAACCTGCAACGCCTTCGTGAACTGGCTCCTGCCAGCAAGCTCGTTGCAGTCGTGAAAGCGAACGCTTACGGACACGGTCTTCTTGAGACCGCGCGAACGCTCCCCGATGCCGATGCTTTTGGTGTCGCCCGTCTCGAAGAGGCCCTCCGACTGCGCGCGGGAGGGATCACACAACCCGTCCTGTTGCTCGAAGGGTTTTTTGAAGCGGCAGATCTGCCGACCATTGCCGACCAGCATCTGCATACGGCGGTACATAACGAAGAGCAACTTTCTGCACTCGAAACCGCAGAGCTGAGTGAGCCTGTCACCGTCTGGATGAAGCTTGATACCGGTATGCATCGTCTGGGTGTGCGCCCGGAAAATGCAGAGGCGTTTTACCAGCGTCTTTGTCAGTGCAAAAACGTACGCCAGCCGGTGAATATTGTGAGCCACTTTGCCCGTGCTGATGAACCGGAATGCGGTGCGACGGAGCAACAGCTCGATATTTTCAATACCTTCTGTGAAGGCAAGCCGGGAATGCGCTCTATTGCGGCGTCCGGTGGCATTTTGCTGTGGCCGCAGTCTCACTTCGACTGGGCGCGTCCGGGGATTATTCTCTATGGTGTTTCACCGCTGGAGAACAAGCCCTGGGGGCCTGATTTTGGCTTCCAGCCTGTGATGTCGCTGGTGTCTAACCTGATTGCCGTACGCGATCACATGGCGGGTGAGCCGGTGGGTTACGGTGGAACCTGGGTCAGTGAGCGTAATACCCGGCTGGGTGTGGTCGCAATGGGGTATGGTGACGGATATCCGCGCGCTGCGCCATCCGGCACGCCAGTGCTGGTCAATGGTCGTGAAGTGACGATCGTGGGCCGCGTGGCGATGGACATGATTTGCGTCGATCTGGGCCCAGACGCCCAAGATAAAGCCGGTGATGCCGTGGTGATGTGGGGTGAAGGCTTACCCGTTGAACGCATTGCTGAAATGACAAAAGTAAGTGCTTACGAACTTATTACGCGCCTGACCTCACGGGTCGCAATGAAGTACGTTGATTAA